A stretch of Carya illinoinensis cultivar Pawnee chromosome 14, C.illinoinensisPawnee_v1, whole genome shotgun sequence DNA encodes these proteins:
- the LOC122293582 gene encoding fasciclin-like arabinogalactan protein 11, which yields MTKQAIFFLSLLHVFLFHCTITCAQAPDITQILDKYGDFKVLIRLLKNTGVADQLNGELAKSNTGYTFFAAPDKAFSELRTGTINKLSDLQKVQFLQFHILATYVTLTNFQTLSNPVPTQAGDTTAGQFPLNVTSSDREVHLSTGVVNATLGTTLYSDNNLAVYQVDKVLLPLDIFSDYKPPEAVEESTPPLAATVDKSGAVTLAMHAMFVLLGIAVNVGAVLGL from the coding sequence ATGACCAAACAGgccatcttcttcctctcacTTCTACATGTTTTTCTCTTCCACTGCACCATTACCTGTGCCCAGGCTCCTGACATCACTCAAATTCTGGATAAGTACGGCGACTTCAAGGTCCTAATCCGCCTCTTAAAGAACACCGGAGTAGCCGACCAACTCAATGGAGAGCTCGCGAAATCAAACACTGGCTATACCTTTTTTGCTGCACCCGACAAAGCATTCTCGGAGCTCAGAACCGGCACGATAAATAAACTTAGTGACCTACAAAAGGTCCAATTTTTGCAGTTCCATATCTTAGCCACCTATGTTACTCTGACAAACTTCCAAACTCTGAGCAACCCCGTGCCGACCCAGGCCGGAGACACAACCGCCGGACAGTTCCCACTAAACGTTACCTCCTCGGATAGGGAAGTGCATCTCTCCACCGGTGTTGTCAATGCCACATTGGGGACAACGTTGTATTCTGATAATAATTTGGCTGTTTATCAAGTGGACAAAGTGCTTCTTCCTCTGGATATTTTCAGTGATTATAAACCTCCGGAAGCCGTTGAGGAGAGTACTCCTCCTCTTGCTGCTACAGTAGATAAGTCCGGTGCGGTGACTCTTGCCATGCATGCAATGTTTGTCCTCCTTGGAATTGCCGTGAATGTTGGAGCAGTACTGGGTTTGTGA